The Sphingomonas sp. NBWT7 nucleotide sequence GGTGGTGACCAGGAAGCGCGTATTCATGTGCACGGCGGGGACGTGCGGGTTCGCCATGTGCGCGACCAGGCTGATGCCGGTGGCGAAAAAGCTCGGGTCCTCCGCCGCGCCATGGATCGTCTTGGCGAAATCGCCCTCGAAACTCCCGCCCACGGTGGAAACGTTGACGCCGACCTTCTCGAACACGCGCCCCTTCATCACGCCGCGCACGCCGCCGCCGCCCGGTGCGCCCGCGGGATCGACGCGGTCCCAAGGTGTGTAGACGAACGCGGCGTCCGATCCCGCCTCACGCTCGATCGCGGTGAATTCGGCGCAGATCCGATCGCGTAAGGTCTCGAACCATTGGCGGGCGGCGGCTTGTTCGGTGTCGAGCGTCAGCATGGCCGATCCTTACCGGCGCGACGCGCGACCTGTCGAGGTGACACAATGTCCCATCACGCAGCCTGCCCGCGCGTCTGACGCATAGCCTCAGACAGAATGATCCCGGCGCTGATCGCGACGTTAAGCGAGCGGAAACCGGCCCGCATCGGGATGCGGACGCGCAGATCGGCGCGATCATGAACGTGATCGGGCACGCCAGCACCTTCGCTGCCGAACAGCAAAAGGTCGTGGGGCCGGAACCGTGCGTCCCACAGATCGACCGCGCCGCGCGTCGTCGCGAGCACCAGCCGCGCCGGCTGCCGGGCTTGGGCAGCGAGGAAACCCGCCCAATCAACGTGCCGCGTAACGTCGCCCGCGGCGGCATAATCCATCTTCGCGCGGCGCAGCGCGCGATCGCCCCACGGAAAGCCCATCGGTTCGATCAGGTCGACCGGGACGCCGAAACACGCTGCCGTGCGCAGGATCGTGCCGACGTTGCCGGCGATATCGGGTTCGAACAGGGCGATGCGCATGATGCCGGGTTAGCGGCGGAAGACGCCCGCCGCAAAATGCAGTTGGCAGGGGAGGGGGGCGAAGCTATCAGGCCGCGAACCCTCGTGGGGACGAGGGATTCCATGGGCGGGCGCAGCGGGCATTCCCCGATCGATGCGCCTCTCCAAGG carries:
- a CDS encoding tRNA (cytidine(34)-2'-O)-methyltransferase; its protein translation is MRIALFEPDIAGNVGTILRTAACFGVPVDLIEPMGFPWGDRALRRAKMDYAAAGDVTRHVDWAGFLAAQARQPARLVLATTRGAVDLWDARFRPHDLLLFGSEGAGVPDHVHDRADLRVRIPMRAGFRSLNVAISAGIILSEAMRQTRGQAA